GGCTACCTGCACTTCGAGCAGGCGATGTTCCTGAACTACGGTCCCAACACGTTCGACGTCGCGATGGTCGCGGCGCCCTCGGGCGTGCTGACGGGCCTGATCACCGACTCCGTGACCGCCGAACCCCTGCAGGGGATCGTGCGCGTGTACCGCAGCGACAACAGCGCCCTGTACACCGAGACGACGAGCGACGCCTCGGGCGTGTTCACGACCTCGGCGCTGCCGTACTTCACGTACAACGTGGTGGTGCGCGCTTCGCACCACGTGCCGGTGACGATCGCCATCGAGATCAACGAGCCGGTCGTCGAGAAGGACTTCGTGCTCGACCCGACCAACGGCGACATCCTGGTCATCGACGACAACGCCAAGGCCGGCTTCGCGGCCGACAAGTTCGACGAGAAGGGCCAGCTGATCTCCGCCGGTTACGCCACCGAGGAGGACAAGGCCGTGACCAACCTGGTCAACGACCTCGAGTTCCTGGGCTACGGCGTGACCGTGCAGACGATGGGCACGACCGTGCCCGCGGACTGGTCGCTGTACGACCTGCTGCTGGTCTCCAGCGGCGCCAACGTCACGACGCTGGACGACGCCGCCTTCCGAACGGCGATGATCAACTACGTGACCGCCGGCGGCCACCTGCTGCTCGAGGGCGGCGAGGTGGGCTACGACCACTACAGCACCGGGGCCTTCGCCTCGACGGTCATGCACACCAACGACTGGAACTCCGACCAGAGCGGCACGCTGGAAGTCGCGGCCCCGACGCACTACGTGATGTCGGTGCCGAACGTCATCGGCGGCGGCAACGCGATCACCTACAGCGGCTACGGCGACCAGGACGCGATGACGCCCCTGGCCGACGCCGTGATGGTG
The DNA window shown above is from bacterium and carries:
- a CDS encoding carboxypeptidase-like regulatory domain-containing protein; protein product: GYLHFEQAMFLNYGPNTFDVAMVAAPSGVLTGLITDSVTAEPLQGIVRVYRSDNSALYTETTSDASGVFTTSALPYFTYNVVVRASHHVPVTIAIEINEPVVEKDFVLDPTNGDILVIDDNAKAGFAADKFDEKGQLISAGYATEEDKAVTNLVNDLEFLGYGVTVQTMGTTVPADWSLYDLLLVSSGANVTTLDDAAFRTAMINYVTAGGHLLLEGGEVGYDHYSTGAFASTVMHTNDWNSDQSGTLEVAAPTHYVMSVPNVIGGGNAITYSGYGDQDAMTPLADAVMVGTWSTYPTDASVICYDPNPAPAGGQIVFFTFNYAALEAGCAANLLENAVQWLLTPEFGGCSVSGRVDLAGSSDDSGVLVEAIPNGGSTYTDAAGNYSLPGLYAGNYTIRASKAAWSIASTPVTLAEGQQLAGVNLT